In Candidatus Obscuribacterales bacterium, the DNA window CCTTCAGCAAACTGTGCTCCAGCAATTGGCTGCAGCATCTGCTCCCCAGCGCTCTACACCAGCCAATGTGGTGTTGACCCTAGTATCGAATCGCCAGGATTGGGAAGCGATCGCTACCAACTATGCTGAGACGTCTGTACAGCCACCCGACCTCCATTGGATTCTGGATCCCTCAGGGGCAAACTGGCAGGGGAGTGTGGTGTACAATTCTCATCTTTTCCAAGTCGCCACGATTGAGCGGATGGTGGGTCATCTCAAGCAGCTAGCCCAGGGCATGGACGAGAGGAGCGATCGCCCTATCACAACGCTCTCTATGTTAACGCCGGCAGAGCTTCAGCAACAGGTCGTGGACTGGAGCAGTCCGCGCGTAGCCTATCCACCAGTGCCTATTTTCCATGCCATTGAAA includes these proteins:
- a CDS encoding AMP-binding protein, coding for MMMALLHHSTQQPHIELDVYLSTTLLDDAVSVSVTLTADTTAHTLQQTVLQQLAAASAPQRSTPANVVLTLVSNRQDWEAIATNYAETSVQPPDLHWILDPSGANWQGSVVYNSHLFQVATIERMVGHLKQLAQGMDERSDRPITTLSMLTPAELQQQVVDWSSPRVAYPPVPIFHAIETHAVQQPDAIALRYNDQMLTYSAFNQRANQLAHYLADLGVALGVR